In Flavobacterium endoglycinae, one DNA window encodes the following:
- a CDS encoding DUF6443 domain-containing protein, with protein sequence MRNILKNIHISLLLVFISFKAIAQVPATITKSNYTVTGTETLIATQSITLQPTTVIQSGSTFLATVNADSYIALNFSNENYIFTRTFQTPMTAASGISSNKDVVESIAYFDGLGRPIQNIAIKASPSKQDIVTHISYDGFGRQDKDYLPFMPTTGTIASYRTGADTSTNTYYIANYPADINSTTPNPFSQTKFEDSPLNRAVMQGAPGSPWGISSGHEIKTDYAANTAAENVKLFTAVTTWNASQGVYDISLGNSAASTYYGANQLYKTVIKNENWTSGTNNTTEEFKDKEGRVILKKTYGNSMVNQVLTNTSHETYYVYDMYGNLTYVIPPKADGAVSATVLNDLCYQYKYDDKNRLVEKKLPGKDWEYIVYDKLDRPILTQDANLRLANKWLFTKYDAFGRPVYTGDYVNTTQVTRAAVQGLANAAATIFESKVTTSLTINATSVNYSNNAFPNTGLDLFTITYYDDYNNIDLDGGTSLQSYGVTPITNAKGLNTCSKIRVLGTSSWITNVNYYDAKGRPIYNYSKNNYLTVTATVKSKLDFIGKPTETTSTHKKGTDAQITLVDVFEYDHMGRLLTQKQTINSQAQEVIVENAYDNLGQLITKGVGGKITQSRLQSIDYTYNVRGWLRGINNVNTLGSKLFAFQINYNTPTSGTALFNGNISQTFWKTANTDSSLKNYTYAYDNLNRLTQATDNSAINAGRYNESLSYDKNGNIMSILRLGNTNVTATTFGTMDNLTYTYDTGNKLTKVEDTSGSTEGFNNGSSTTIEYTYDSNGNMKTDANKKITAVSYNHLNLPTSVTINGGTINYVYDASGTKQRKTVSTGSSTDYAGSFVYENNILKQFSQPEGYIVYNAGIYSYIYQYKDHLGNIRLSYQDKDNNGSVNSSEIVQENNYYAFGLTQKGYNGAINGTDNKYKYNGKELQDESIGGNQLNLYDYGARNYDPALGRWMNIDPLAEQSRRWSPYNYTYNNPNYFIDPDGMLVDTSKIKDEGKDDGSSMGKYIEEQAEISNEINKSFKAYLESLKDNKNDESDEKDSNEEDDDQKGKKVTKESAGIKKGDTAETMVAKILKAMKTGDYIDGGDLNFLNPQIGLVLDEATMGANGELNVERTFAGRVAGIGSDAKLTLKAGTLNGMKGFNFKLSGVSEGIKKKIYTSGFINDNKLYVHEKGKLYVVPIN encoded by the coding sequence ATGAGAAATATCTTAAAAAATATCCATATCAGCCTATTATTGGTTTTTATATCATTTAAAGCAATAGCGCAGGTACCTGCCACCATAACAAAAAGCAACTATACTGTTACAGGTACCGAAACCCTTATTGCCACTCAAAGTATTACACTACAGCCGACAACGGTGATACAATCCGGCAGTACATTTTTAGCTACCGTTAATGCTGACTCTTATATTGCGTTGAATTTTTCAAATGAAAATTATATTTTCACCAGAACATTTCAAACCCCAATGACGGCTGCATCGGGAATTTCAAGCAATAAAGATGTTGTAGAATCTATTGCTTATTTTGATGGACTGGGAAGACCAATACAAAACATAGCCATAAAAGCCTCTCCAAGCAAGCAGGATATTGTAACACATATTAGTTATGACGGATTTGGAAGACAGGATAAGGATTATCTTCCTTTCATGCCAACAACAGGAACAATTGCTTCCTATAGAACTGGAGCCGATACAAGTACTAATACTTATTACATTGCAAATTATCCTGCAGATATTAACAGTACAACTCCTAATCCATTTTCTCAGACCAAGTTTGAAGATTCTCCTTTAAACAGAGCTGTAATGCAAGGTGCTCCAGGAAGTCCATGGGGCATTAGTTCAGGACATGAAATAAAAACTGATTATGCAGCAAATACAGCTGCTGAGAATGTTAAACTCTTTACTGCAGTTACAACATGGAATGCTTCGCAAGGAGTATATGATATAAGCTTAGGTAATAGTGCCGCAAGTACTTATTATGGAGCCAATCAGCTTTATAAAACAGTAATAAAAAATGAAAACTGGACTTCTGGAACCAACAATACTACAGAAGAATTTAAAGATAAAGAAGGCCGTGTTATACTAAAAAAAACCTATGGCAACTCGATGGTGAATCAGGTTTTAACCAATACATCGCATGAAACTTATTATGTTTATGATATGTATGGTAATTTAACCTATGTTATTCCACCAAAAGCCGATGGAGCAGTCTCAGCAACAGTATTAAATGATTTATGCTATCAATATAAATACGATGACAAAAACAGATTGGTAGAAAAAAAACTACCCGGTAAAGATTGGGAATATATTGTATATGATAAATTAGACAGACCCATCCTGACACAAGATGCTAACCTAAGACTTGCTAATAAATGGCTGTTTACCAAGTATGATGCTTTCGGAAGACCTGTTTATACGGGTGATTATGTAAATACAACACAAGTAACCAGAGCTGCAGTTCAGGGACTGGCCAATGCTGCTGCGACTATATTTGAAAGTAAAGTTACAACGTCTTTGACTATTAATGCAACATCGGTAAATTATTCAAATAATGCTTTTCCAAATACGGGATTGGATTTATTTACAATAACCTATTATGATGATTACAACAATATCGATCTTGATGGGGGAACTTCCCTTCAATCTTACGGTGTGACACCAATTACGAACGCAAAAGGATTAAATACCTGCTCCAAAATACGTGTTTTAGGGACCAGCAGCTGGATCACTAATGTAAACTATTATGATGCAAAAGGTAGACCTATTTATAATTATAGTAAAAACAATTACCTGACAGTTACTGCAACAGTAAAATCCAAACTTGATTTTATTGGTAAACCTACAGAAACAACCAGTACCCATAAAAAAGGAACTGATGCACAAATTACCTTGGTAGATGTTTTTGAATACGATCATATGGGACGTTTATTAACACAAAAACAAACCATAAACAGCCAGGCACAGGAAGTCATAGTCGAAAATGCTTATGACAATTTAGGACAGTTGATAACAAAAGGAGTAGGAGGAAAAATCACCCAGTCACGTCTTCAGAGTATCGATTATACATATAACGTAAGAGGATGGTTAAGAGGTATCAATAATGTTAACACGCTTGGTAGCAAATTGTTTGCTTTTCAAATTAATTATAATACTCCTACTTCAGGAACAGCATTATTTAATGGAAATATAAGCCAGACTTTTTGGAAAACGGCAAATACTGACAGCAGTTTAAAAAATTACACGTATGCATATGATAATTTAAATCGACTAACTCAAGCAACAGATAACTCAGCAATAAACGCTGGAAGATATAACGAAAGCTTAAGTTATGATAAAAACGGTAATATCATGAGTATTCTAAGATTAGGAAACACAAATGTGACAGCAACTACTTTTGGCACCATGGACAATCTGACTTATACCTACGACACAGGAAACAAACTTACTAAAGTGGAAGACACCTCAGGCAGCACAGAAGGATTTAACAACGGAAGCAGTACAACTATAGAGTACACCTATGATAGTAACGGTAACATGAAAACCGATGCCAATAAAAAAATTACTGCCGTAAGTTATAATCATTTAAACTTGCCTACTTCTGTCACTATAAACGGAGGCACTATAAATTATGTATATGATGCTTCAGGAACTAAACAGCGAAAAACTGTAAGCACAGGAAGCAGTACCGATTACGCTGGGAGTTTTGTGTATGAAAACAACATTTTAAAACAATTCTCTCAACCTGAAGGTTATATAGTTTATAATGCAGGAATTTATAGCTATATTTACCAATATAAAGACCATTTAGGCAATATTCGTTTAAGCTATCAGGACAAGGACAATAACGGCTCTGTGAACAGCAGTGAAATTGTACAGGAAAACAATTATTATGCTTTTGGATTAACACAAAAAGGATATAATGGAGCTATAAATGGTACAGACAATAAATATAAGTACAACGGAAAAGAGTTGCAGGACGAGAGTATTGGCGGAAATCAATTGAATTTGTATGACTATGGGGCACGTAATTATGACCCTGCGCTTGGTCGTTGGATGAATATTGACCCATTGGCAGAGCAAAGTAGAAGATGGTCTCCTTATAATTACACGTATAATAATCCAAACTATTTTATTGACCCAGATGGAATGTTGGTTGATACTTCAAAAATTAAAGATGAAGGGAAAGATGATGGTAGTTCAATGGGGAAATACATAGAAGAACAAGCGGAGATTTCAAACGAAATTAATAAATCATTCAAAGCATATTTAGAATCTCTAAAAGATAATAAAAATGATGAAAGCGATGAGAAAGATTCCAATGAAGAGGATGATGACCAAAAAGGGAAAAAAGTCACGAAGGAATCTGCTGGAATTAAGAAAGGAGATACAGCAGAAACGATGGTTGCTAAAATATTAAAAGCCATGAAAACTGGTGACTATATAGATGGAGGAGATCTAAATTTTCTGAATCCTCAAATTGGCTTGGTTTTGGATGAAGCGACAATGGGAGCTAATGGAGAGTTAAATGTTGAAAGAACATTTGCTGGAAGAGTAGCGGGTATTGGTTCAGATGCGAAACTAACTTTGAAAGCTGGTACCTTAAATGGAATGAAAGGATTTAATTTTAAACTTTCTGGTGTTTCGGAAGGAATAAAAAAGAAAATATATACTTCAGGTTTTATAAATGATAACAAATTATATGTTCATGAAAAAGGTAAATTATATGTTGTCCCAATTAATTAA